A single window of Agromyces aureus DNA harbors:
- a CDS encoding glycosyltransferase: protein MSIVVPAHDEAAIISRLLEALVADPRADECEILVVANGCTDATVRIARTFEPTVRVVEIETASKIAALEAGDAAATTFPRAYVDADVLVDLPALLALADLLDEPDGPMIASPRFEVDTALASWPVRSHYRIWELTDYRRRGHIGSGIYALSREGRERFDAWPDVIADDRFVQQLFDLDERGTLEGHVFTVRSARTLGSHLRRTTRIARGNLELPDDPRVLDDDPIGDRMANLIRRVARRPSLWPAFAVYCATSTIPRLRARRAVIADASREWARDDTSRVVA, encoded by the coding sequence ATGTCGATCGTCGTCCCCGCGCACGACGAGGCGGCGATCATCAGCCGCCTGCTCGAGGCGCTCGTGGCCGATCCTCGCGCCGACGAGTGCGAGATCCTCGTGGTCGCGAACGGGTGCACCGACGCGACCGTCCGCATCGCCCGCACGTTCGAGCCGACGGTGCGGGTGGTCGAGATCGAGACCGCGTCGAAGATCGCCGCGCTCGAAGCGGGGGATGCCGCGGCGACCACGTTCCCGCGCGCGTACGTGGATGCCGACGTGCTCGTCGACCTGCCGGCGCTGCTCGCCCTCGCCGACCTGCTCGACGAACCGGATGGTCCGATGATCGCCTCGCCGAGGTTCGAGGTGGACACGGCCCTCGCATCCTGGCCGGTGCGGTCGCACTACCGGATCTGGGAGCTGACCGACTACCGCCGCCGGGGGCACATCGGCTCTGGCATCTACGCGCTCTCCCGTGAGGGCCGCGAGCGGTTCGATGCCTGGCCCGACGTGATCGCCGACGACCGGTTCGTTCAGCAGCTCTTCGACTTGGACGAGCGCGGCACCCTCGAGGGCCACGTCTTCACGGTGCGCAGCGCCCGCACCCTCGGTTCGCACCTCCGGCGCACGACGCGCATCGCGCGCGGCAACCTCGAGCTGCCCGACGACCCGCGGGTGCTCGACGACGACCCGATCGGAGACCGCATGGCGAACCTGATCCGGCGCGTGGCGCGCCGCCCGTCGCTGTGGCCGGCGTTCGCCGTGTACTGCGCGACGTCGACGATCCCGCGCCTGCGCGCACGGCGTGCGGTCATCGCCGACGCGTCCCGGGAATGGGCGCGCGACGACACGAGCCGGGTGGTGGCGTGA
- a CDS encoding Ig-like domain-containing protein, producing MSELESQTRPARRSRRRLAVLAGTAAAVLATAAFIGAPASAAEPPPAGAYTVTFTDVAARDAAIGSTGVAPTRLYDSIFAGFSATLTTEQTASLAGDGSVLGLMAEAPVTALAQAVPPAVGAVEADEPPVDAGDGVGTWTGPGVAVIDSGVSTHTDLNLATAVNCLPTGTAADGDGHGTGVSGVLGAIDNATGIVGTAPGVPIHSVRVLGDDLLGTVQSLLCGLEWVADNAAAKDIAVVNMSIAYTGTDDGNCGRTNGDAVHQAVCALTEDGISIVAGAGNSGRDLALYSPGNFDEVLVVTNMADFDGKPGGLGTAPCSVTTKDDAYAVSTNYAVSAADQAHTVAAPGVCPYTTKKGNRYGYVATGTSMATGAASGVVVACYAFGPCEGRSTDEVISIIRGQAQAAAARGHVFTGDPTKPVAGKYFGYLLSAVPSGSTPTPTPTPTPTPTPTPTPTPTPTPTPTPTPTPTPTPTPTPTPTPTPTPTPTPTPTPTPDRTTPEARITSPAPGSSVSGASVAVLVSATDNVGVTAVALWAGTTKLGNATKQADGTWRALLDSRKYPNGAYGVTAKATDAAGNVGTSAPITIAVRN from the coding sequence ATGTCCGAACTCGAGTCCCAGACGCGACCGGCGCGCCGCAGCCGTCGACGTCTCGCCGTGCTCGCCGGCACGGCTGCAGCCGTGCTCGCGACCGCGGCCTTCATCGGCGCCCCCGCGTCGGCAGCCGAGCCGCCGCCCGCGGGCGCCTACACGGTCACGTTCACGGATGTCGCGGCGCGCGATGCCGCGATCGGATCGACCGGGGTGGCGCCCACCCGCCTCTACGACTCCATCTTCGCCGGGTTCTCGGCCACGCTCACGACCGAGCAGACGGCGTCGCTCGCCGGCGACGGGTCGGTGCTGGGACTCATGGCCGAGGCCCCGGTGACGGCGCTCGCCCAGGCCGTACCGCCGGCCGTCGGCGCGGTCGAGGCCGACGAGCCGCCGGTCGACGCGGGCGACGGGGTCGGCACGTGGACGGGTCCGGGGGTCGCGGTCATCGACTCCGGCGTGAGCACGCACACCGACCTCAACCTCGCGACGGCGGTCAACTGCCTGCCGACCGGCACTGCGGCCGACGGCGACGGCCACGGGACCGGCGTGTCGGGCGTGCTCGGTGCGATCGACAACGCGACGGGCATCGTCGGCACCGCTCCCGGCGTGCCGATCCACTCGGTGCGCGTGCTCGGCGACGACCTGCTCGGCACCGTGCAGTCGCTCCTCTGCGGGCTGGAATGGGTGGCCGACAACGCCGCGGCGAAGGACATCGCCGTGGTGAACATGAGCATCGCGTACACGGGCACCGACGACGGCAACTGCGGCCGGACGAACGGCGACGCCGTGCACCAGGCCGTCTGCGCCCTGACCGAGGACGGCATCTCGATCGTCGCCGGCGCCGGCAACTCCGGAAGGGACCTCGCGCTCTACTCCCCCGGCAACTTCGACGAGGTGCTGGTCGTGACCAACATGGCCGACTTCGACGGCAAGCCGGGCGGTCTCGGCACGGCGCCCTGCAGCGTCACGACCAAGGACGACGCGTACGCGGTCTCGACGAACTACGCCGTGAGCGCGGCCGACCAGGCGCACACGGTCGCCGCACCCGGCGTCTGCCCGTACACGACGAAGAAGGGCAACCGGTACGGCTACGTGGCGACCGGCACGAGCATGGCGACCGGTGCCGCGAGCGGCGTCGTCGTCGCCTGCTACGCGTTCGGCCCATGCGAGGGTCGCTCGACCGACGAGGTCATCTCCATCATCCGCGGACAGGCGCAGGCCGCCGCGGCGCGCGGGCACGTCTTCACGGGCGACCCCACGAAGCCCGTCGCCGGCAAGTACTTCGGATATCTGCTCTCGGCCGTGCCGTCGGGCTCGACGCCCACGCCGACGCCCACGCCGACGCCGACGCCCACCCCGACGCCCACGCCCACGCCGACGCCGACCCCGACCCCGACGCCGACGCCGACGCCGACCCCGACGCCCACGCCGACGCCGACGCCCACGCCGACGCCGACCCCGACGCCCACCCCGACGCCGACCCCCACCCCGGATCGGACGACACCGGAGGCCAGGATCACGTCGCCGGCCCCGGGCAGTTCGGTCTCGGGGGCGTCCGTCGCGGTGCTGGTCTCGGCCACCGACAACGTCGGCGTCACGGCCGTCGCACTCTGGGCGGGAACCACGAAGCTCGGCAACGCCACGAAGCAGGCCGACGGCACCTGGAGGGCACTGCTCGATTCGCGCAAGTATCCTAACGGTGCGTACGGCGTGACGGCCAAGGCCACGGATGCCGCGGGCAACGTCGGCACGAGCGCGCCCATCACGATCGCAGTACGCAACTGA
- a CDS encoding O-antigen ligase family protein, which yields MSVADAVSEAQGTPSRRRVVIAAAVLAVVALAAVLLMPPLIAAAAIGFTAVLVLLRRFVFTWSAMIIGLAAVIMLVPARRYAIPIPLPFQLEPYRLVLGIVLVALVVSLILKPEVRWRPVAFGWPIGIFLTTIAVSFVINVTELANEALVQTALGGMTQMLFMLAVFFCFRLLLRSERDVMLLITFVTWAGVVVAFFAIIERLSRFNVFLVLGNVLPLTLLREGGDVSRAGVARAFGSAQHPIALAVALCILIPLAVYLAKYAAWPRNEINRKIVYAGAVILLFGGIMAAISRTAVVVLAVMFLVTLIFHPKVAGVLFVLAMPVVLLAAAVLPKVFESMVLSFLDVDSLVASQYTSAGMGGAGRLADLEPAMAEVEQQPFFGSGFGSRIVIGDDANAFILDNQFLGTLMETGALGVLGLAVFLLVPPIMLLRFAFAQAAERRHAVLALAIAVAISGYIAAIFFYDAFGFFQTFFILCMLLAAGAWLVTEAPRRSATGGADAAASVDDTITGRATIEEPVLGAGAR from the coding sequence ATGAGCGTCGCCGACGCCGTGAGTGAGGCGCAGGGCACGCCGAGCCGCAGGAGGGTCGTGATCGCGGCGGCCGTGCTCGCGGTCGTCGCGCTCGCCGCAGTGCTGCTCATGCCGCCGCTCATCGCGGCCGCGGCCATCGGGTTCACCGCGGTGCTCGTGCTGCTCCGCCGCTTCGTCTTCACCTGGTCGGCCATGATCATCGGCCTCGCCGCGGTCATCATGCTCGTTCCCGCCAGGCGGTACGCGATCCCGATCCCGCTGCCGTTCCAGCTCGAGCCCTACCGGCTGGTGCTCGGCATCGTGCTCGTCGCGCTCGTGGTCTCGCTCATCCTGAAACCCGAGGTGCGGTGGCGTCCGGTGGCGTTCGGCTGGCCGATCGGCATCTTCCTCACGACGATCGCCGTGTCGTTCGTCATCAACGTCACCGAGCTGGCGAACGAGGCGCTCGTGCAGACGGCCCTCGGCGGCATGACGCAGATGCTGTTCATGCTCGCGGTGTTCTTCTGCTTCCGGCTCCTGCTCCGCAGCGAACGCGACGTCATGCTGCTCATCACGTTCGTCACGTGGGCGGGCGTGGTCGTCGCCTTCTTCGCGATCATCGAGCGCCTCTCGCGGTTCAACGTCTTCCTCGTGCTCGGCAACGTCCTGCCGCTGACCCTGCTCCGCGAGGGCGGCGACGTGAGCAGGGCCGGTGTCGCACGGGCGTTCGGCTCGGCGCAGCATCCGATCGCCCTGGCCGTGGCGCTCTGCATCCTGATCCCCTTGGCCGTCTACCTCGCGAAGTACGCGGCCTGGCCGCGCAACGAGATCAATCGCAAGATCGTCTACGCGGGCGCCGTGATCCTGCTGTTCGGCGGCATCATGGCCGCGATCTCGCGCACGGCCGTCGTGGTGCTCGCGGTCATGTTCCTCGTGACGCTGATCTTCCATCCGAAGGTCGCGGGCGTGCTGTTCGTGCTCGCGATGCCGGTCGTGCTCCTCGCGGCCGCGGTGCTGCCGAAGGTGTTCGAGTCGATGGTGCTCTCCTTCCTCGACGTCGACTCGCTCGTCGCGTCGCAGTACACGTCGGCGGGCATGGGCGGTGCCGGCCGTCTGGCCGACCTCGAACCGGCCATGGCCGAGGTGGAGCAGCAACCGTTCTTCGGCAGCGGGTTCGGCAGCCGCATCGTGATCGGCGACGACGCGAACGCGTTCATCCTCGACAACCAGTTCCTCGGCACGCTCATGGAGACGGGAGCGCTCGGCGTGCTCGGACTCGCGGTGTTCCTGCTCGTACCGCCGATCATGCTCCTGCGCTTCGCGTTCGCGCAGGCGGCCGAGCGTCGGCACGCGGTGCTCGCGCTCGCCATCGCCGTGGCGATCTCCGGCTACATCGCGGCGATCTTCTTCTACGACGCGTTCGGCTTCTTCCAGACCTTCTTCATCCTCTGCATGCTGCTCGCCGCGGGCGCGTGGCTGGTGACCGAGGCGCCGAGGCGGTCGGCCACCGGAGGGGCGGATGCCGCGGCATCCGTCGACGACACGATCACCGGCCGGGCAACCATCGAAGAGCCGGTGCTCGGGGCGGGTGCGCGATGA
- a CDS encoding glycosyltransferase family 4 protein, with translation MTGVRGPAAAADRPLVIEAEPAFRTAHANPYNARLCTTIVGEGHTVRDLSYLRLFTGRIDIVHLHWPELTFLTGRRWRVLARLLLFRAGLRIARLRNGTKLVWTVHNVASHEQRSTPGLRAMHRRLLVEEVDALLSLSAGGLDAARAAYPELAAKPGTVTPHGHYRLDYDLSVPRAEARAERGLEDGAPVVASVGMIRSYKNIPELVRTVVESEHQVRLVVAGKPAGAPLAAEIATAAGSDPRVLLDLAFQSDAAIVGWLRAADVVVLPYRAIQNSGSAILALSADRPVVVPALGAMRELQDQVGSEWVRCYEGDFDAAELARTLEWAAIPRPDRAPLDRLDWNAIARSTVEAYRGARDPARVDDPQPETSASLNP, from the coding sequence ATGACGGGCGTCCGCGGACCGGCCGCCGCCGCCGATCGCCCGCTCGTGATCGAGGCCGAGCCGGCCTTCCGCACGGCCCACGCGAACCCGTACAACGCGCGCCTCTGCACGACGATCGTCGGCGAGGGGCACACCGTGCGCGACCTCTCGTACCTGCGGCTGTTCACCGGGCGGATCGACATCGTGCACCTGCACTGGCCGGAGCTGACCTTCCTCACCGGGCGGCGGTGGCGGGTGCTCGCGCGCCTGCTGCTGTTCCGAGCCGGCCTCCGCATCGCGCGCCTGCGCAACGGCACGAAGCTCGTCTGGACCGTGCACAACGTCGCCTCGCACGAGCAGCGCTCGACGCCGGGGCTGCGGGCGATGCACCGACGGCTGCTCGTCGAGGAGGTCGATGCGCTCCTCTCGCTGAGCGCCGGCGGACTCGACGCCGCGCGCGCCGCGTATCCCGAGCTCGCCGCGAAGCCGGGCACGGTCACGCCCCACGGGCACTACCGGCTCGACTACGACCTGTCGGTCCCCCGCGCGGAGGCGCGCGCCGAACGCGGCCTCGAGGACGGCGCACCGGTCGTCGCCTCGGTCGGCATGATCCGCAGCTACAAGAACATCCCCGAGCTGGTCCGCACGGTCGTCGAGAGCGAGCACCAGGTGCGACTCGTCGTGGCCGGCAAGCCGGCCGGCGCGCCGCTCGCGGCCGAGATCGCCACCGCCGCCGGATCCGACCCCCGAGTGCTCCTCGATCTCGCGTTCCAGTCCGATGCGGCGATCGTCGGCTGGCTCAGGGCTGCGGATGTCGTGGTGCTGCCGTACCGGGCCATCCAGAACTCCGGGTCGGCGATCCTCGCGCTCTCGGCCGACCGACCGGTCGTGGTGCCGGCGCTCGGCGCGATGCGCGAACTCCAGGACCAGGTCGGATCCGAATGGGTCCGCTGCTACGAAGGGGACTTCGACGCGGCCGAGCTCGCCAGGACGCTCGAGTGGGCGGCGATCCCCCGCCCCGATCGAGCCCCGCTCGACCGCCTCGACTGGAACGCGATCGCGCGTTCGACGGTCGAGGCGTATCGCGGGGCGCGAGATCCCGCGCGGGTCGACGATCCGCAGCCCGAGACCTCCGCGTCGCTGAACCCCTGA
- a CDS encoding acyltransferase yields MPRLSGVAQSLLDLRTYAHALRLAHFSSYSHVRQARRLQLGAGVSMAPNVSFRNAERISIGAGSHLGEHSVIWAGNSTGRIVIGEKCLFAPNVTLTASNYGIEQGEIAIMDQPKTEQDIVIGDGAWLGANVVVLAGVTIGAGAVIAAGAVVTKDVPAQAIAGGIPARIIGERPKAVATATEVAAPAPTEAELAESEPVEAELAEPERPNAVPA; encoded by the coding sequence ATGCCCAGGCTCTCCGGCGTCGCCCAGTCCCTGCTCGACCTGCGCACCTACGCGCACGCCCTCCGACTCGCGCACTTCTCGAGCTACTCGCACGTGCGCCAGGCGCGCCGCCTGCAGCTCGGCGCGGGGGTGTCGATGGCGCCGAACGTGTCGTTCCGCAATGCCGAACGGATCAGCATCGGCGCGGGCAGCCACCTCGGCGAGCACTCCGTGATCTGGGCCGGCAACAGCACCGGCCGCATCGTGATCGGCGAGAAGTGCCTGTTCGCCCCCAACGTGACCCTCACCGCCTCGAACTACGGCATCGAGCAGGGCGAGATCGCGATCATGGACCAGCCCAAGACCGAGCAGGACATCGTGATCGGCGACGGCGCGTGGCTCGGCGCCAACGTGGTCGTGCTCGCCGGGGTCACGATCGGCGCCGGGGCGGTCATCGCCGCGGGCGCGGTCGTCACGAAGGACGTTCCGGCGCAGGCGATCGCGGGCGGGATCCCGGCGAGGATCATCGGGGAGCGGCCGAAGGCGGTGGCCACGGCGACCGAGGTCGCGGCTCCCGCGCCTACCGAGGCCGAGCTCGCGGAGTCCGAACCCGTCGAGGCCGAGCTCGCAGAACCCGAACGCCCGAACGCGGTGCCCGCATGA
- a CDS encoding glycosyltransferase family 2 protein — protein sequence MPTPHDLAVIVCTRNRATMLGAALESILASVPSDVEVLVVDSASDDGATRDAAIAAGAAYVRSDIRGLSIARDLGLRTSTRPLVLFTDDDCVAVTGWIDPVLEHFADPAVGAVTGRMLDHTLVGTGSAEPPRRYTRTVQGIDAGHGAVMAFRRELVLELGGFDPVLGAGRTLAGAEDLDMFCRVLEAGHAIVHDPTCIIHHMNTRHGDSYTELHHGYGLGLGALANKMLRLRFTVGVATLAVLLKRTGGRAVRHVRDPRKGKADRAMLRGIRQGFFAGAGMHLNGSTFVDEHPPPVTPLESPIDRDPGRAR from the coding sequence GTGCCGACGCCCCATGATCTCGCCGTCATCGTCTGCACGCGCAACCGTGCCACGATGCTCGGCGCCGCACTCGAGTCGATCCTCGCGTCGGTGCCCTCCGACGTCGAGGTGCTCGTCGTGGATTCGGCCTCCGACGATGGCGCGACCCGCGACGCGGCGATCGCCGCGGGGGCCGCGTACGTGCGCAGCGACATCCGGGGCCTCTCGATCGCCCGCGATCTCGGGCTGCGCACGAGCACCCGGCCGCTCGTGCTGTTCACCGATGACGACTGCGTGGCCGTCACCGGCTGGATCGACCCCGTGCTCGAACACTTCGCCGACCCCGCGGTCGGCGCCGTCACCGGTCGCATGCTCGACCACACGCTCGTCGGCACGGGCAGCGCCGAACCTCCCAGGCGGTACACGCGCACCGTGCAGGGCATCGACGCCGGGCACGGCGCCGTGATGGCGTTCCGGCGCGAACTCGTGCTCGAGCTCGGCGGGTTCGACCCGGTGCTCGGCGCGGGCCGTACGCTCGCGGGCGCCGAGGACCTCGACATGTTCTGCCGCGTGCTCGAGGCCGGGCACGCGATCGTGCACGACCCCACCTGCATCATCCACCACATGAACACCCGGCACGGCGACTCCTACACCGAGCTCCACCACGGGTACGGGCTCGGGCTCGGTGCGCTCGCCAACAAGATGCTGCGGCTGCGGTTCACCGTCGGCGTGGCGACGCTCGCGGTGCTCCTCAAGCGCACGGGCGGGCGGGCGGTGCGACATGTGCGCGACCCCCGCAAGGGCAAGGCCGACCGGGCGATGCTGCGGGGCATCCGCCAGGGGTTCTTCGCCGGCGCCGGCATGCACCTGAACGGCTCGACGTTCGTCGACGAGCACCCGCCACCGGTGACGCCCCTCGAGTCCCCGATCGATCGAGACCCCGGGAGGGCCCGATGA
- a CDS encoding UDP-glucose dehydrogenase family protein, whose amino-acid sequence MKLSVIGCGYLGAVHASAMAELGHEVVGIDVDPSKVEALQAGRPPFYEPGLPEVLTSAGATGRLRFSTDIAEVADATVHFIAVGTPQSADGYAADLKYVDAAIEALLPYLKEGDLIVGKSTVPVGTARRLADRIAESGTGARLAWNPEFLREGYAVKDTIEPDRLVYGVGDERDVEVLDGVYATAIGAGTPRIVTDYATAELVKVAANAFLATKISFINAMAEIAEVTGADITSLADAIGHDARIGRRFLNAGVGFGGGCLPKDIRAFTARAEELGRGESVAFLKEVDAINLRRRVRVVDLAVDALGGAPYGKKVAVLGVTFKPHSDDVRDSPALDVAVQLKGLGADVVVTDPEGIDNARLRHPQLLYTSATEEALRHADLVVLVTEWPEYVGLDPAHVKSISRASVIIDGRNALDTEAWKAAGWSYVGMGRS is encoded by the coding sequence ATGAAGCTCTCCGTCATCGGATGCGGCTACCTCGGAGCGGTCCACGCCTCCGCCATGGCCGAACTCGGCCACGAGGTCGTCGGCATCGACGTGGATCCCTCGAAGGTCGAGGCGCTGCAGGCCGGTCGGCCGCCGTTCTACGAGCCCGGGCTGCCCGAGGTGCTCACCTCGGCGGGCGCGACGGGCCGTCTGCGGTTCTCGACCGACATCGCCGAGGTCGCGGATGCGACCGTGCACTTCATCGCGGTCGGCACGCCGCAGTCGGCCGACGGCTATGCGGCCGACCTGAAGTACGTCGATGCCGCGATCGAGGCCCTGCTGCCGTACCTGAAGGAGGGCGACCTGATCGTCGGCAAGAGCACCGTGCCCGTCGGCACTGCGCGTCGACTCGCCGATCGCATCGCCGAGTCGGGTACGGGTGCTCGGCTGGCGTGGAACCCCGAGTTCCTGCGCGAGGGCTACGCCGTGAAGGACACGATCGAGCCCGATCGGCTCGTCTACGGCGTCGGCGACGAGCGCGACGTCGAGGTGCTCGACGGCGTCTACGCGACGGCCATCGGTGCCGGCACCCCCCGCATCGTGACCGACTACGCGACGGCGGAGCTCGTGAAGGTCGCCGCGAACGCGTTCCTGGCGACGAAGATCTCGTTCATCAACGCGATGGCCGAGATCGCCGAGGTCACCGGCGCCGACATCACGAGCCTCGCCGATGCGATCGGGCACGACGCGCGCATCGGCCGGCGCTTCCTCAACGCCGGCGTCGGCTTCGGCGGCGGATGCCTGCCCAAGGACATCCGCGCGTTCACGGCGCGCGCCGAGGAGCTCGGTCGCGGCGAGTCGGTCGCCTTCCTCAAGGAGGTCGACGCGATCAACCTGCGACGCCGCGTGCGGGTGGTCGACCTCGCGGTCGACGCCCTCGGCGGAGCGCCGTACGGCAAGAAGGTCGCGGTGCTCGGGGTCACGTTCAAGCCCCACTCCGACGACGTTCGCGACTCCCCCGCGCTCGACGTGGCCGTTCAGCTGAAGGGTCTCGGAGCCGACGTGGTCGTCACCGACCCCGAGGGCATCGACAACGCCCGCCTGCGGCATCCGCAGCTCCTCTACACCTCGGCCACCGAGGAGGCCCTGCGTCACGCCGACCTCGTGGTGCTCGTGACCGAGTGGCCCGAGTACGTGGGGCTCGACCCGGCTCACGTGAAGTCGATCTCGCGGGCGTCGGTCATCATCGACGGCCGCAACGCGCTCGACACCGAGGCGTGGAAGGCCGCCGGCTGGAGCTACGTGGGCATGGGCCGCAGCTGA
- a CDS encoding glycosyltransferase family 4 protein has translation MGSSRSTRDGERISILYSFPHALGAAGIGWTAWNQVNELVRAGHVVHLVAASVARPVDGLASVTTSLEVAGRRIPHRVIGRDRALAWHDHVASRAIARRRPEVVHVWPLAATRTIAAAEARGIRSYREVPNTHTANAYEVVAAESARLGIAPRAGSSHAADPVRLATEQREWATATALLVPSDAVATTFLDRGFDESRLRRHRYGCTPPGPIERRDVDGAPLTAVFLGRVEPRKGLHFALDAWLASSASERGTFLVYGAVDEAYRAVLGERLAHPSVQLRGVTTEPLAELVGADVLLLPSIEEGSALVTYEAQAAGCVPLVSTAAGALLEHDVHGLVHDTGDVAALTAHLDLLATSPATLGRLRRAALEHGPELTWAAAAASLVAAYTAQPALAVNGRVRADAP, from the coding sequence ATGGGCTCATCGAGATCGACGAGGGACGGCGAACGCATCTCCATCCTCTACAGCTTTCCGCACGCCCTCGGGGCGGCGGGCATCGGATGGACGGCATGGAACCAGGTCAACGAGCTGGTCCGCGCCGGGCACGTCGTGCACCTCGTCGCGGCGAGTGTCGCGCGCCCGGTCGACGGACTCGCCTCGGTGACGACCTCCCTCGAGGTCGCCGGCCGCCGGATCCCGCACCGGGTGATCGGCCGGGATCGGGCGCTCGCCTGGCACGACCACGTCGCGTCCCGAGCGATCGCGAGACGGCGACCAGAGGTCGTGCATGTCTGGCCGCTCGCCGCGACCCGCACCATCGCCGCGGCCGAGGCGCGCGGCATCCGCTCGTACCGCGAAGTGCCGAACACGCACACCGCGAACGCCTACGAGGTCGTCGCTGCCGAGTCCGCACGGCTCGGCATCGCGCCGCGCGCGGGCTCCTCGCACGCGGCCGACCCCGTGCGCCTCGCGACCGAGCAGCGCGAGTGGGCGACCGCGACGGCGCTGCTCGTGCCGTCCGACGCCGTCGCGACGACCTTCCTCGACCGCGGCTTCGACGAGTCGAGGCTCCGGCGCCACCGGTACGGATGCACGCCGCCCGGCCCGATCGAACGGCGCGACGTCGACGGCGCCCCGCTCACCGCGGTGTTCCTCGGCCGCGTCGAGCCGCGCAAGGGACTCCACTTCGCCCTCGACGCGTGGCTCGCCTCGTCGGCGAGCGAGCGCGGCACGTTCCTCGTCTACGGCGCCGTCGACGAGGCGTATCGCGCCGTGCTCGGCGAGCGCCTCGCGCATCCGAGCGTGCAGCTGCGCGGCGTGACGACCGAACCGCTCGCGGAGCTCGTCGGGGCCGACGTGCTGCTGCTGCCGAGCATCGAGGAGGGCAGCGCGCTCGTGACCTACGAGGCGCAGGCCGCCGGATGCGTGCCGCTCGTCTCGACCGCGGCCGGCGCCCTGCTCGAGCACGACGTCCACGGCCTCGTGCACGACACGGGCGACGTCGCAGCCCTCACCGCCCACCTCGACCTGCTCGCGACCAGCCCGGCCACCCTCGGACGCCTGCGACGTGCGGCGCTCGAGCACGGCCCCGAGCTCACCTGGGCCGCGGCGGCGGCCAGCCTCGTCGCGGCGTACACGGCGCAGCCCGCGCTGGCAGTGAACGGACGTGTGCGTGCCGACGCCCCATGA
- a CDS encoding wax ester/triacylglycerol synthase domain-containing protein, producing MTQRETKAELIGTLDEKYVANVVAFESMIAAAALVLDGERMRAADGSIDLSAVRDRLAALTWRVPAMRQRLAPTPLRLTTPAWVPVDDLDIAAHVTLHPVIEPDDPRRVEILTGRLNGPMDLSRPLWDFLVVELDSGRVAIVARYHHVIGDALFGLKIGDVVAGTTPTPELPAVAEADRDAVGTAPRTGFGILVIAWRSWWSARDGFGSAWHEYWRKPFTRRLRRWGGRVIRPLKNQAIVASGEAERLLVPRHSRFIEVDLSPSMKLAYRLGGTIHDLTVAATLRAVAELEPASETVSLLVPISRRSRTDDAARNHISIVKVTVPTADPLELVVPSVRAQVQAAVDDRAPRDLGAPNWRGYATYITWGPRQRFFGEAPIASVTGWPAGDPRDDLAVLACSYGTKLTISVTARATTDVDAVMTVISDAFSGVPAIVGR from the coding sequence ATGACCCAGCGCGAGACGAAGGCCGAGCTGATCGGCACGCTCGACGAGAAGTACGTCGCGAACGTGGTCGCCTTCGAGTCGATGATCGCCGCCGCGGCGCTGGTCCTCGACGGCGAGCGGATGCGGGCGGCCGACGGCTCGATCGACCTGAGCGCCGTGCGCGACCGGCTCGCCGCCCTGACCTGGCGGGTGCCGGCGATGCGGCAACGGCTCGCCCCGACGCCGCTCCGACTCACGACCCCGGCGTGGGTGCCCGTCGACGATCTCGACATCGCGGCGCACGTGACGCTGCACCCCGTCATCGAGCCCGACGACCCCCGCCGGGTCGAGATCCTCACGGGCCGGCTGAACGGGCCGATGGACCTGTCCCGCCCGCTCTGGGACTTCCTCGTGGTCGAACTCGACAGCGGCCGGGTCGCGATCGTCGCGCGCTACCACCACGTCATCGGGGATGCGCTGTTCGGGCTCAAGATCGGCGACGTGGTCGCCGGCACGACGCCCACGCCCGAGCTCCCCGCGGTCGCCGAAGCCGACCGCGACGCCGTCGGCACCGCCCCGCGCACGGGGTTCGGGATCCTCGTGATCGCCTGGCGCTCGTGGTGGTCGGCGAGGGACGGGTTCGGCTCGGCCTGGCACGAGTACTGGCGGAAGCCGTTCACGCGGCGCCTCCGCAGATGGGGCGGACGCGTCATCCGACCGCTGAAGAATCAGGCGATCGTCGCCTCCGGCGAGGCCGAACGCCTGCTCGTGCCGCGCCACTCGCGGTTCATCGAGGTCGACCTCTCACCCTCGATGAAGCTCGCCTACCGGCTCGGCGGCACGATCCACGACCTCACCGTCGCCGCGACCCTGCGGGCGGTCGCCGAGCTCGAGCCCGCCTCCGAGACGGTGTCGCTGCTCGTGCCGATCTCTCGACGCTCGCGAACGGATGACGCGGCCCGCAACCACATCAGCATCGTGAAGGTGACCGTGCCGACCGCCGACCCGCTCGAACTCGTGGTGCCGTCGGTGCGGGCGCAGGTGCAGGCTGCGGTCGACGACCGGGCGCCACGCGACCTCGGCGCACCGAACTGGCGCGGATACGCGACGTACATCACCTGGGGCCCCAGGCAGCGCTTCTTCGGCGAGGCGCCCATCGCCTCGGTCACCGGGTGGCCGGCGGGCGACCCGCGCGACGATCTCGCGGTCCTCGCCTGCTCGTACGGCACGAAACTCACGATCTCGGTGACGGCGCGCGCGACGACCGACGTCGATGCCGTGATGACCGTGATCTCCGACGCCTTCTCGGGCGTGCCCGCGATCGTCGGGCGGTGA